In the genome of Populus trichocarpa isolate Nisqually-1 chromosome 6, P.trichocarpa_v4.1, whole genome shotgun sequence, one region contains:
- the LOC7470684 gene encoding eukaryotic initiation factor 4A-9 produces MASSAPEGSQFDARQFDSRMNELLTAEGQDFFTSYDEVHETFDAMNLKENLLRGIYAYGFEKPSAIQQRGIVPFCKGLDVIQQAQSGTGKTATFCSGILQQLDYDIVECQALVLAPTRELAQQIEKVMRALGDYLGVKVHACVGGTSVREDQRILSAGVHVVVGTPGRVFDMLRRQSLRPDYIKMFVLDEADEMLSRGFKDQIYDIFQLLPPKIQVGVFSATMPPEALEITRKFMNKPVRILVKRDELTLEGIKQFYVNVDKEEWKLETLCDLYETLAITQSVIFVNTRRKVDWLTDKMRSRDHTVSATHGDMDQNTRDIIMREFRSGSSRVLITTDLLARGIDVQQVSLVINYDLPTQPENYLHRIGRSGRFGRKGVAINFVTRDDERMLSDIQRFYNVTVEELPSNVADLL; encoded by the exons ATGGCTAGTTCGGCACCTGAAGGATCCCAGTTTGATGCTCGTCAATTTGATTCTAGGATGAATGAGCT GCTCACAGCTGAAGGACAGGATTTCTTTACCTCCTATGATGAGGTGCATGAAACTTTTGATGCTATGAATTTGAAGGAGAACCTTCTGAGGGGTATTTACGCATATG GTTTTGAGAAGCCATCTGCAATTCAGCAAAGAGGGATTGTCCCATTCTGCAAGGGACTTGATGTAATCCAACAAGCACAATCAGGAACTGGAAAGACAGCTACGTTTTGCTCTGGGATTTTGCAGCAGCTTGATTATGATATAGTTGAATGCCAAGCATTGGTTCTTGCACCTACCCGAGAACTAGCTCAACAGATTGAAAAGGTTATGAGAGCACTAGGTGATTATCTGGGTGTGAAGGTTCATGCTTGTGTTGGTGGAACCAGTGTTCGTGAGGATCAGCGTATTCTCTCAGCTGGGGTTCATGTTGTAGTCGGTACTCCTGGTCGTGTGTTTGACATGTTGCGGAGACAATCACTTCGCCCTGACTATATCAAGATGTTTGTATTGGATGAAGCAGATGAAATGCTCTCAAGAGGATTCAAGGATCAG ATATATGATATTTTCCAATTACTGCCCCCAAAGATTCAGGTTGGGGTCTTCTCTGCTACTATGCCACCTGAGGCCCTAGAAATTACGAGGAAGTTCATGAATAAACCTGTGAGGATTTTAGTGAAGCGTGATGAGCTTACCCTTGAGGGTATCAAGCAATTCTATGTTAATGTTGACAAGGAGGAATGGAAGCTTGAGACACTTTGTGATCTATATGAGACCTTGGCAATAACCCAAAGTGTTATCTTTGTGAACACCAGGCGCAAGGTGGATTGGCTCACAGACAAGATGCGCAGTCGTGATCACACAGTCTCTGCCACTCATGGAGATATGGACCAAAACACAAGGGACATTATTATGCGAGAATTCCGCTCTGGTTCCTCTCGTGTGCTGATCACTACTGATCTGTTGGCCCGTGGTATTGATGTCCAGCAAGTCTCACTTGTGATCAATTATGATCTCCCTACCCAGCCAGAGAACTACCTCCATCGTATTGGTCGTAGTGGACGTTTTGGAAGGAAGGGTGTTGCTATAAACTTTGTTACCAGGGATGATGAAAGAATGCTTTCTGACATCCAGAGATTCTATAATGTAACGGTTGAGGAGCTGCCATCAAATGTTGCTGATCTTCTTTGA
- the LOC127905453 gene encoding uncharacterized protein LOC127905453, whose amino-acid sequence MEDYNRSKSYSYSHGNDMMQMESYNGPQRPPTSSYELRSYSTSYAQTQVANGNYNTNNFGNNRDFKAKKGKGYTGSSSSKSWSFDDPEFQRKKRVASYKMYSVEGKVKGTFRKSFRWIKDRCTQVMYGWW is encoded by the coding sequence ATGGAAGATTACAACAGATCAAAATCGTATTCTTATTCTCATGGGAATGATATGATGCAGATGGAGAGTTATAATGGTCCACAAAGGCCACCAACTTCTTCTTATGAGCTCAGGTCCTATAGCACTTCCTACGCTCAGACTCAGGTGGCCAACGGCAACTATAACACCAACAATTTCGGCAACAACAGGGACTTTAAGGCTAAGAAAGGAAAGGGCTATACTGGTTCATCTTCTTCGAAGTCTTGGAGCTTTGATGATCCTGAGTTTCAAAGGAAGAAGAGGGTTGCTAGCTATAAAATGTATAGTGTTGAAGGTAAAGTGAAAGGGACTTTCAGGAAGAGCTTCAGGTGGATTAAAGATAGGTGCACACAAGTGATGTATGGATGGTGGTGA
- the LOC7470686 gene encoding probable magnesium transporter NIPA9 — protein MWESICLTLAATAGSNIGKVLQKKGTVILPPLSFKLKVIRAYAANVAWIIGFLMDIIGALLMLKALSLAPVSVIQPVSGCGLAILSVFSHFYLKEVMNVIDWMGITLAGIGTIGVGAGGEEQEASSISILQLPWLALLVAILFVVLNGWLRMYRRQRRAHETMDYEVVEEIIYGLESGILFGMASVISKMGFVFLEQGFSKMLVPLCLTISICCSATGFYYQTQGLKHGRAIVLSTCAAVASIVTGVLAGMLALGERLPSAPAARFSLLLGWLLIVVGVILLVSSTWLLRHLPRPLRHFTSSADRNFSLSRSGSLRLKDPNPTAVIHAATLHHLISSPSKEKA, from the exons ATGTGGGAATCCATCTGTTTAACGCTGGCAGCCACCGCCGGTAGTAACATCGGCAAAGTTCTTCAAAAGAAGGGCACGGTCATTCTGCCTCCTCTTTCTTTCAAACTCAAG GTGATAAGGGCATATGCTGCTAATGTAGCTTGGATCATTGGTTTTCTTATGGATATTATTGGTGCATTGTTGATGTTGAAGGCATTGTCTCTGGCTCCT GTTTCTGTCATCCAACCAGTTTCTGGTTGTGGACTTGCTATTCTTTCTGTCTTTTCCCATTTTTACCTAAAGGAAGTCATGAATGTCATTGATTGGATGGGGATCACTTTGGCTGGTATTGGTACAATAG GAGTTGGTGCTGGAGGTGAGGAGCAAGAGGCTTCGTCCATATCTATTTTGCAGTTACCTTGGCTGGCGTTGCTTGTTGCCATCTTGTTT GTAGTTCTCAATGGATGGCTTCGGATGTACAGACGTCAAAGAAGAGCACATGAGACA ATGGACTATGAAGTTGTTGAAGAAATTATATACGGCTTGGAATCTGGCATTTTGTTTGG GATGGCTTCTGTAATATCAAAGATGGGATTTGTCTTCTTGGAGCAGGGCTTCTCCAAAATGCTAGTTCCTTTATGCCTCACCATCAGTATATGCTGTAGTGCAACAGGATTTTATTACCAG ACCCAAGGTCTAAAACATGGAAGGGCAATTGTGTTGTCTACATGTGCTGCTGTGGCATCAATAGTGACTGGTGTACTTGCTGGAATGCTTGCTCTGGGGGAACGGTTGCCTTCAGCACCAGCTGcccgtttttctcttcttctcggATG GCTGCTTATCGTAGTAGGTGTGATTTTACTTGTGAGTTCAACTTGGCTGTTGCGACACCTTCCACGACCATTGCGTCACTTCACAAGTAGTGCTGATCGAAATTTCAGTCTGAGTCGATCAGGATCACTCCGACTTAAGGATCCAAACCCAACTGCTGTTATCCATGCAGCAACATTGCATCATTTGATATCATCTCCATCTAAGGAGAAGGCTTGA
- the LOC7470687 gene encoding cytokinin riboside 5'-monophosphate phosphoribohydrolase LOG8 — MEEGNTRSSKFKRVCVFCGSNSGNRQVFSDAAIELGDELVKRKIELVYGGGSVGLMGLISQKVYDGGCHVLGVIPKALMPLEISGQTVGEVRTVVDMHERKAVMAKESDAFIALPGGYGTMEELLEMITWSQLGIHKKPVGLLNVDGYYNCLLALFDNGVEQGFIKPGARDIVVSAPTAKELMEKMELYTPSHKQVAPRESWNMEQLGDYPKQQNAQ, encoded by the exons ATGGAAGAAGGCAACACAAGGAGTAGCAAGTTCAAGAGGGTGTGTGTGTTTTGTGGAAGCAACTCTGGCAACAGACAAGTCTTCAGCGATGCTGCTATTGAATTGGGAGATGAACTG GTGAAGCGGAAGATAGAACTGGTCTATGGTGGAGGAAGTGTTGGACTGATGGGATTGATATCCCAGAAAGTGTATGATGGGGGCTGCCATGTTCTCGG GGTCATTCCAAAAGCACTCATGCCTCTTGAG ATATCTGGTCAAACTGTTGGAGAAGTAAGAACTGTTGTGGACATGCATGAGCGTAAAGCTGTCATGGCTAAAGAATCAGATGCTTTTATTGCTCTTCCTG GAGGGTATGGAACCATGGAAGAGCTATTAGAGATGATCACATGGTCGCAACTTGGAATTCATAAGAAACCG GTTGGTTTGCTAAATGTTGATGGATACTATAACTGTTTGCTTGCATTATTTGACAATGGTGTCGAACAAGGTTTCATCAAGCCCGGTGCTCGGGACATTGTTGTCTCTGCTCCAACAGCCAAAGAACTTATGGAAAAGATGGAG CTATACACTCCTTCCCACAAACAGGTTGCGCCTCGTGAAAGCTGGAATATGGAGCAACTCGGAGACTATCCTAAACAACAGAATGCACAGTGA
- the LOC7470688 gene encoding mitochondrial carrier protein CoAc1: MSSSQGSTLSSNVAELVDGSSAHRDVSLLDDVPVYVKELIAGGTAGAFAKTVIAPLERTKILLQTRTEGFQSLGVFQSLKKLLKHEGILGFYKGNGASVIRIVPYAALHFMTYEQYRVWILNNCPALGTGPVIDLLAGSVAGGTAVLCTYPLDLARTKLAYQVADTRGDFRRGMKSICAQPAYNGIKDVLTSVYKEGGMRALYRGIGPTLIGILPYAGLKFYVYEELKRHVPEEHQSIVMRLSCGAIAGLFGQTITYPLDVVRRQMQVENLQPLSQGNARYRNTFEGLSTIVRNQGWKQLFAGLSINYIKIVPSVAIGFAAYDTMKVWLRIPPRQKSQSISPG, from the exons ATGAGTTCCTCGCAAGGGTCCACATTGTCTTCTAATGTCGCCGAGCTGGTTGATGGTTCATCTGCTCACAGGGACGTTTCTTTGCTTGATGATGTGCCTGTTTATGTGAAGGAGCTCATTGCTGGTGGAACCGCTGGAGCATTTGCTAAGACTGTCATCGCACCACTTGAAAGAACTAAAATACTCTTACAG ACAAGAACTGAAGGGTTCCAATCTCTTGGAGTGTTTCAGTCATTGAAGAAACTATTAAAGCATGAGGGAATCCTTGGCTTTTATAA GGGGAATGGAGCCAGTGTTATTCGGATTGTTCCTTATGCGGCCTTACATTTCATGACATATGAGCAATATCGTGTTTGGATCTTGAATAATTGCCCTGCCCTTGGTACAGGGCCTGTGATAGATCTATTAGCTGGTTCAGTGGCTGGAGGAACAGCTGTTTTATGCACTTACCCTTTAGACCTGGCTCGTACTAAGCTTGCTTATCAG GTTGCGGACACAAGAGGGGATTTCAGGCGTGGCATGAAAAGTATTTGTGCTCAGCCTGCTTATAACGGCATAAAAGATGTACTTACAAGTGTCTACAAGGAAGGGGGAATGCGTGCATTGTATCGAGGAATAG GTCCAACCCTTATTGGAATCCTCCCTTACGCGGGTTTGAAGTTCTATGTTTATGAGGAACTTAAGAGACATGTCCCTGAAGAGCACCAGTCCATTGTGATGCGTCTTTCATGTGGAGCTATTGCAGGGTTATTTGGGCAGACAATTACATACCCATTAGATGTTGTTAGAAGACAGATGCAG GTTGAGAATTTACAACCTTTAAGTCAAGGTAATGCAAGATACAGGAACACATTTGAAGGGCTTTCTACTATAGTCCGCAATCAAGGATGGAAACAGTTATTTGCTGGGCTGAGCATTAATTATATCAAG ATCGTTCCTTCTGTGGCAATTGGCTTCGCTGCATATGACACGATGAAGGTTTGGCTTCGGATTCCACCTCGACAGAAATCTCAATCAATATCTCCTGGATAA